One window of Bactrocera tryoni isolate S06 chromosome 2, CSIRO_BtryS06_freeze2, whole genome shotgun sequence genomic DNA carries:
- the LOC120768715 gene encoding uncharacterized protein LOC120768715 → MFPNDIGGATVIVNNIAANGQQFNSTFKIKGQVYHKVGSLLPMPNESHKFLQIYFMRGENSERALANRVDARCDYHNLNSAFASRIVSELDALLNEQNELLKLFKSQMTKLQSDNHAIVINPDRHQLESIYVDSTHLLLTTLLESWLATDALQYPLIFWKGQDRYCVNIKQRNPVTGAETNKNVSSKDFYSYHLMIRRGRDNIILRCRELRQQFIVDMYVKIESERLRYLRYNQQKLRTEEYIHLRDAVANNADTAEIGNSVILPSSYVGSPRHMQEYIQDAMTFVREYGRPCLFITFTCNPKWKEITSLLLPGQNAMHRHDITARVFKQKLKSLINFTTKLHVFGFTRCWMYSVEWQKRGLPHAFILIWLVDKIRAENVDSLISAEIPDPSTDQLLFDIVTASMIHGPCRNLNRSSPCMVDGKCTKRFPKDFTNDTVTHVDGYPIYRRRSTENGGQTFIKTISYADIDIDNRWVNTHIQC, encoded by the exons ATGTTTCCAAATGACATCGGTGGTGCAACAGTAATAGTTAATAATATTGCTGCAAACGGTCAACAATTTAATTCAACGTTCAAAATCAAAGGCCAAGTATATCACAAAGTGGGCTCATTGCTGCCAATGCCAAACGAatctcataaatttttacaaatctaCTTCATGCGAGGCGAGAACTCCGAACGTGCACTCGCCAATCGTGTGGATGCACGTTGCGACTACCATAATCTGAATTCAGCTTTTGCCAGTCGTATCGTCAGCGAGCTGGACGCTCTGTTAAATGAGCAAAAtgaattattaaagttattcaAATCACAAATGACCAAGCTACAGAGTGACAATCACGCAATTGTCATCAACCCTGATAGACACCAGCTGGAGAGCATATACGTAGATTCAACGCACCTGTTGTTGACGACGTTGCTGGAATCATGGTTGGCGACC GACGCTCTCCAATATCCACTAATTTTCTGGAAGGGACAAGACAGATATTGCGTAAATATTAAACAACGAAATCCCGTAACAG GAGCTGAAACAAATAAGAACGTTAGCTCAAAGGATTTTTATTCATATCATTTGATGATTAGACGCGGTCGAGACAACATCATTTTACGATGTCGTGAGCTTCGCCAACAATTTATAGTCGACATGTATGTGAAGATAGAAAGTGAAAGACTACGATACTTGCGATATAATCAACAGAAGCTGCGTACGGAAGAATATATTCACTTACGAGATGCTGTTGCGAACAATGCTGACACTGCCGAAATCGGTAACTCTGTTATCTTACCATCATCGTACGTAGGTAGTCCACGTCACATGCAAGAATACATTCAGGATGCCATGACTTTCGTGCGTGAATATGGACGACCGTGTCTTTTCATCACTTTTACATGTAATCCAAAATGGAAGGAAATTACATCGTTGCTATTACCAGGACAAAATGCAATGCATCGTCATGATATTACAGCACGtgtgtttaaacaaaaattaaagtcttTAATCAACTTTACTACAAAATTGCATGTATTTGGCTTCACACGTTGTTGGATGTATTcagttgagtggcaaaagcgtggatTACCTCATGCTTTCATTTTAATTTGGTTGGTCGACAAAATACGTGCTGAAAACGTTGACAGTTTGATTTCTGCAGAGATTCCAGATCCGTCTACTGATCAATTACTGTTTGATATTGTTACTGCAAGCATGATTCATGGTCCGTGCCGAAATCTGAATCGTTCATCACCTTGCATGGTAGACGGAAAATGTACAAAGCGTTTTCCTAAAGATTTTACTAACGATACGGTCACACATGTTGACGGATATCCAATATATCGTCGAAGAAGTACCGAAAATGGCGGACAAACTTTCATTAAAACTATCAGCTACGCAGACATCGACATTGACAATCGTTGGGTCAATACTCATATTCAATGCTGA